From Hippoglossus hippoglossus isolate fHipHip1 chromosome 14, fHipHip1.pri, whole genome shotgun sequence:
TTGACACATTGACCATTAACATTCCAGGCACATACAGGGTTCACAGCAGTGCAGCTCCTGTACTTACCCAGGGAAGGGCACCAGCACTTCCTCCTGCCAGTCCTCCGTCTCCTCACTCTCACTGTCCCCCAGCGCGCTGTCTGAGCTCTCGTTGCGCGGTATCTCCCAGTCGTTGACAGGGACCACCTTACGTTTTTGGTCCTCTttactgttgctgttgctgtttctATCCTGCGGGACTGGGACTGACAACACGAGACCCTTGTCCTGCTCAGCAGAACAGCCCCTACAGCAGCAGTTGTCGGAGGAGTCTGTGGAACCACatctgcacctcctctggacATCCAACAAAGTGTCTCCTTTCCTGCTGGACCCCACCTCTTCCCCGTCCGAACTTAAACAGAGACCCAAATCCTGAGTTCTTACTCCACCCTGAAAAGTCTGAACTCCCAAGTCACCAGGTGGACGGACTCCCGAGGGGTCCAGCAAGTCTTTGTGCatgctgtccgtggtgctggCCTGCTGTCGTTTAGACACATCGTCTGTTGTCCTCGTCTCCACAGGGTTGTCCGAATACTCATCAAAATCATCTATACATGCTGGGCTCCACTGGGGCATCTTACTAGACACCCGCTGCAGGGCAGGAGCTGCCTTGGTCTGTTTGGTTTGGTCCTCTGATGCActggtgctgctggtctttgaatctgttcctctctgcagctgcagctgttgaTAACGTTGagcttgatgatgatgatgctgttgttgctgatgcatcagctgctgctggtgaagcAGAGGTTTGTCCTTGAGGTGtttcttgtgctttttaaaCTCATCCTCCACCTTCCTTCTGCGGCTCTCTGTGTCCGACTCAGGGGACATGGAGTCACCGATGAGGAAAGTGACTTTCGTCGCTGGCTCCTCTTCTGTTAGAGTCAAAGCCATGGGCCTTGTCTTGGTGTTTCCAGGTATCACTGGCACTGGCACCATGGGAGAGACGTTCTTATCCGGGGGCTTCTTCTCTAGTGGGATTCCCAAAGGTCGAGGAGTCAGCACTTTGGTGACAGGGTCCCCTGTGCCTGCATCCATCCCAGCCCCTGTCCCAGAGTTCTTACACTCTGTGATGGGAGTTGGGGACAGACATGATACACAGGTTGAGGGTATGGATGGGACAGTAAGTTTCAGTTCGCCCTTGGTCTCTGTTTCCAGCACACAGACCTGCTCCCTGGGTGAGGCTGAGCCAACGCACAGCACCGTCTCCAGTCGGGCCTCCGTGCCCAGCGGGCTGCTAGACTCCCTGGGCAGCTCCCCAGGCTCAGCTGCCTCTGTAGTCCTGATAACAGGAATTGTGTCCTGACTGTGTCCCGTCTGAAGCACACTGCTCCTGGACCCTTGACTCTCACTGCTGTCCTCCTCGTCTTccccatcctcttcatcctccttgGGTGCATCCTCTGTACCATGCACCACCTcagtgtctgtgtatgtgctgCTCTGGAGGCTGTTGTCTGAGGGGTAGCTACTgtcctctgtctcactctgatTGCCATGGGCCCCTTGGGACAAGTAGTCCCCGCTGGGTTTATGGACAGTAACAAGGACATAGTCCgactcctccacctctcctttCCTTAGGGAGGTGGTGATGAGGGAACCGGGCATGACGATGGCCTCATCCTCAGCACTGTCCAGCATGTGCGTCTCCAGCAGCTCAGAGCAGCGGATGAAGTATGTGAGGACATAGAGGAGTCTCTGGACCATATCCTGTCGTCTGCCAACCACCACCGTCCTTGACAGGCGTACTGGTGACCCAATGGCCCCGTACAGGTCCCCTACACACAGTGACGGAAAGAAAAAGGAATCATGAGCATAACTGATCAGGTCTTCAGATGCTTTTAGCCCTtaaaaaaagtgcaaaagtTTGGTTATTATCTACAAAATCAGGACATAAATCTAAGATATAATATGTTTGTGTcttaagttgtgtgtgtttggtatcTCCATTGCATGAGAATGATGATGATCTACGCTGCATATAAAGATATGACAAGGGGAAAAAGTATgcaaattatacatttattccTTCCTGGAATGATAAAGCTATATTTAAACAATGAacagtttaaaatacacaaattgccttttaaaaatgttcttgcCAGGACATTTTCTGACCTCTTCTTAACCTCAGTTTGTTTAATAATATGACCAATCAAGTTCTGCAATTCTTTGCTTTAAACACTAGGTGTCAGCATCAAACCACTTTCTTAATGCTTTGCCATGTCATTTGAGGTGAAAGCGTGGACTCCTCAACAAACTCTGTTACACATATGAATTTATGGAATAAACCTAACCTGAAAAATCAACTGCAGTTATTCACACATCATCACTGCATTTGCTGAAAATATACCCATAGATTTTCACGAATGCAACCTGCTTCAGTGCAACACTACATGTTTCCACTTCTTATTAACAAAGTAATTTTATCATCATAgacgggaaaaaaaacattaaatcgAAATCCGATTTTTACACTGTTGTGACATGTTGATTAGACGCTGCAGGCTATTGCACCTGAAATCCACACTTCCATGtgaaagtgtgaagtgaaaagCTACAACATAGTGGATTTAAACTGCAGACTGCAGGAACTGAATTACACACATCATgactgaaacaaaatgaaaacttaaTAGAGTTGCATGAGGAGATGATAGTCCAGTCCTAACTTGTCTTCATGCTGTAATGATTAACAACATTTATGATGGCAGGTTAGAATCTGTTCAAGCTTGAGCCAAGACGATCCAACACAGGTGTTATATTCTACTTCCCCTCCAGCCTCGTGctttgacagaaaacaaaggCTCATTcatctcactctgtgtgtgtgtgtgtgtgttactgtgtgtgtttgactctcACCTAGCTGTGCCCAGAGTGGGTTGTAGGGGTGTGTCTTTGCGAGCATGTCCACGCTCTGGGAGGAGTGTTTCTCGAGGAAGATCTTGATTGGAGGCTGCCCATTGGGCATGACGGTGGGGACCCAGGCCAGATGATTAGTCAGGATGGACGTCAATAAGGCGGGGAGGAATCTGGAACGTCAAACACAAGTTGGTCAGCAAAACTCCAAGAGTCCTGAAATGTAGTCTCTGGGTGGATGCAATCAATCAGATGACTTGGCTTCTCAGTTTCACCCCGTGACTTTGTTTCATTAGGTCAGATGTTCTCTTAATACGGGGGAAAACATGGGTCAGTCTTTTTCTCGCTAAACTGGATACCACATAGCAACACACAAGTACAAAGACTTGTGCTCACTTCTCTTTCCTGACCACAAGTGTCTACTTCCCTTCCTGTCTCATGACTCAACACCATCGTGGCACTCAAGTTCAATCAGTTGCAAGGGCACAGTTGTGGCTGCTGCCGAAATCAAAACCATTGGTCATGGGAATACAGATGGGATGGCTCAGAAAAGAAACAGTGTGACTGGGTAACATCAGCAGCTCCCTGAGAGACTTGATACTACATTCAAGAGCCGGCAGCTTAGTTACGTGTTAGTCATCATGACCGATCGTGGAAGAAACTATTACTTCAGCTAAGAAGTgatgctgacagacaaacaccaCTTGTTGCCTGGGAGacacagtttttattattggtCAACACAACGAGAATGAGAATATGTCTGTAGAGATTCACATTCAGCCATATAgtatatgttttaaataataaaataatttaaaaacgATCATTCTTCTCAATCCTTCtatgttatttcttttctttttcaaaaagTGTAGCTAAGATTATGATTTCTTCTTAGTCTCTGTAGTACAAATTTTGTGTTGGTCAAATTTCACTTTCCAGACTCTCAATCCAAGCTGCATGAATgaggactgaatgaatgaaaaatgaagagTTTTAAGTGCTAAGTGTTCTAAAAAATTCAAGACATAACTTTTGGTTCTGGGAACCTGTCATGGACATAAATGTCAGTAATTGGTAATACAGAATTGTCAACCCTGGTATAGTATTTTTTAATGCATGAAAGCTAAAGAAACCACAACATTCAAATATTGGTATTTACTGCGTTCCTTTAAGATCATCCTGATGCAACAATTCAGTTCAGTGTAATGAATGCTACTTAAATCAACTGCACTCGATATTGGTGCCATGTTCAATAAATGCCTTGCTACCAATTCATATATTTACAGCAGTGGTTTGAAATGGTTTTGTAACAGCAACAATAAGAATGTAGAGACTGGCAGGGATCTTCTCATTCACAGCTCCCTCTGAGAGAGACAAATAAACGCAAAGAGGGGGGAAgcattcacagtgtgtgtgtatgtgtgtgtgagagagatagagtgtgtttttaactggtgtatgtgagagagaaaatgaattgtgtgtgagagtctgcATGTGTCTCTTTGTTCATGAGCTTGTTCAGGAAGTACAAGCCAACAAAAGAAGTGGAAAGACTCTGCATGTGTAACATTTCTTTATGTCTGAATGCTAATGTGCATGTCTTTCCCTCTTTATATCTGTGAGCTTGCATGGTTCCTGCCTGAATTCTTTCTGGATTTTGGCTTTCAGAAGATCAAAATAGCTCATTTCCTAGAGTTCTGGGTTTGTTGTGTCAATGTAACTGCTGACAACTAGTATTCAATACAACAGACATGTTTGAAGATGCATTTTCATCTAATTTCCTTCCTAGTCTGAGACAAAATCTCTTAAAGTGGTGTGACATTCAGAAGTTCGGTGACAGACCAGGTGTGAGAACAAGTGGACACTCAACTGGTTCTTGGAGGCCTGCTCCATCAGCAGGGAGAGCTCCCTCATGAACTGACTGCAGAGCTGGTTCTTCTCCGATGCCCCAGACATCATGGTCAACCAGACAGGCTCAGCCACCCGAGGCATGGTGTAAAGGTCGCAGATGGTCATCCTGGAGACGAGGTACGGCGAGGGAGGGTGGGATGAAAGACGCAGAGGGCGTGTGGAGAGTGAACgaaagggaaggaggggaagagagagaaaacagacagagatggaaCAGACACGTTATTGTCTCTCGGGGGTAAACAAAAGAGATCTCAGTTCACAGAGCGTTGCTGTCTGCACTGAGGCCATGGGAGAccctgggtgtgtgtgcgtgtgtgtaagagtCCGTCAAACTtgtgcacgctcacacacaacCTCTGCTCTGGCTCTGtgctgcaagtgtgtgtttgagtgtaacTATCTGTATGTGGCTCGGCTTGGGCATTTGTTCATTGAGAAGGAGTGGAGTTTCCATGGAACGTGGGGTGTGTTGGTGAGCATGTCTCGGCCAGGGGCCAGGCTTTGACACAGGGGCAGAGGGGAATCTCTGCAGCCTGAGGAATGTCAAGAATCAGGCGTTTCTTAGTCAGAGCTGTAATATGGATGGCAGCTGCTGGACTCTGTCTTCAAATATGCAAAACGAGGATGTGGCATTTTATCTGTTTACCCTTAATCCCTtgcaaacacaacataaacaacagCAATCTTctacaaacacataaaacacaacagcataGCCAGTCTAACTTTAAAGGAGCTCAACAGAATGGAGTTAATGTCATTTGAAACTCAATGCACATAAACCACGTCTCCTACCCTCTTTACATTTCATTGTCAGCAGACAAACCACCTAATAACGCTTCATTCATTCCTGTGTTATAAACAAGTCGACTTATCCGTGGCCTTTTTAAGCCCCACTTGACCCCACTGTGTCTGCTGTGGATTCATCTATTGAAAAAGCCCCCAGTGGGTAGATGTGTGAGAACGAGCCAGCGCTACATGAGAGAGAGATCTGCCCTCGGCttctttgcagcagcagcagctgtttagGTGAACTTTTAAGAGCGCgcttgtgttttaaattacCTCACGATGGAGGGCACCAATCCAAGAATTTCTGACCTCATCAACGGCTTTTGGCTTGGCAATGGGCTGTGTTTTCAGTAGCTAATGTACACACGGCACCGTTATGGTCACTGAAAGAGCCTGGATCCAGTCTCAATTTGTTTGCATGAGTTGatatattaacacattttagCAAGTCAATTAGTCAATTAATGTGTTTTACAACCTCTTTGTCATAATTTGAATGTATAGTATAAAACCTAAAATATACAATACACTTAATTTTAAGATGCTTTTGAGTCTTTTTTGCTTAAGTTCATTTTAAGGGATAACCTTAAATACAATGTTGGGTAGGAAAACTGCATTAAAAACTCACCGTTTCTAATGGCTGCCATTTGGTGCATTCTTTTCATCCAGAGTGCacctttttatgtatttatggtAAATGGGATCTACAGAACCCTGGTGTGTTGAGTGTTCTACTTGGCTCAGGACAACTGCCTGTTCCCTAACATAACCCTAGTATAGGCTGGTGTGACCTTTATGTGTGCATGCCCCTGCTAACTGTGCAGATTATCTTTGGCagcatgcgtgcgtgcgtgttacCTTGCCCTCCCACTACGTCAAAGCATTAAGCGAAAGACATTTCTTCCAGTTTCCTTCAGTAATGTTCCATGAAGTCAATGCCTCTTAATGGCAAAGGTGGCTACGCTTATATTTAGCTGCCATCTGAAGGTgagatttgtattttgtttgtccCGTGCAATAGTGTTCATCCTGCTGGCACTCATATATTATTTACTATTCTGGTGCTCGTGGCCGCTGCCCGAGGTAGATAGGGTTGCCACGCAGGAGGCTTGGGTTTCTGTGGCCGACTGCCGACAGGCATATGACTGCAGTAATGAGGGGACCTCAGACGGGAAACTGCCTACCAGTGTGTGATTGACAAGGGAAAGTAGTGGTGGAGACAGgcatgtatgcacacacacattaaataagTTTGTACTGACAAGCATGgctcacacatatacacacacatgcacgctaTTCTGCAACCTCATCAGTTGAAAtttatgatttcatttttccatGTCATCGCATATTAACCTTAGATCATTCGGAGAACTTGTGTTTCTAGAAAGCCTAAATAAAGCATCCTCTAAAAGCAGCATTATGAAGAGTTGAGTTTAGGTAGTTTCTAAAACACTGATCAATAAGCTTCCCTGAAGACAACCAAGGCCCTGAAGCAAGACTCCTCTTCAGCATGCTGGGAGGAGTTACAATGCAACAAATGGTTTGCACAAGACAGGTGGGGAAAAGAATGTTCCTCTTCTCTCTATATTTCTACATCTCTTACTTGGCTCAATGTGCATCTTATTGATCATTTTTCAAACTTACTCAATTTTGTACCTATACTCTCAAACATACACCATACATAAAAATGAACACATACTCAGTAATTATTCATGACTGCCACACCTCAGCCCACTGCATCAGTAACTGGAGCAGAATCTCCTCGCCTGTTACCTTCACGTATCATAGATTCACCTTGATACACTAACTGCTGTTGACAGTCATGACGTCTTTTCTAAAAGTTCTTTGTCATTCTCCTTTGATGATATCAGCAACATTAAGCTGACAAGAACCATTTGATTCTGATGGTTAAATAAAACGATATATGTTATTTTGGGGATACATCAACCTAAAATGTTGCtgtcaaagtgaaaataaaaaatgtgatgttaaaaatgttttttcttgtaaaCCACGTTAATAGATGAGATTCTTCTTTTGTCTgccagcaacagcagcaggtcaATCTCAGATGTAACCAGCAAAAACACAGTTTACTGGCTGCTTGATAGTCGGGCCACCCGCTTGCTTAAGAAAGTACGGTTGTAATGAAAGGCAGATCTCAAGTCATTAAAGGTGCCCAAATGTTAGAGCCATTTCATGAGTAACACAGGATAAGTATAAGCACCTGCTGACCTACTTTTCAGGAACATTAAGATTATGCTAACAAGAACAAGACCCTGGATACAAATTTAATGTTTAGATAAGGGTATTTTTCAAATGAGGAGAAATTAAAGTAAACTGTTTTGAGGACAGAACACTAGATGTGTCTTCACTCTGTAGTGTGTGAGCATAACGCCTATTTTTAACTCCCATCTTACCCAGTGCAGCGGCTACTTGTCTGATGGACAGGGCAACATGATACAGGTCCTttacctgcctgtttgttttatcacaCCAGCCTTTCCAGCATCttatctctccctccatcaaGAAACAAAATCCTGTCCACCACGCAGTTTACCCGTGTCGCATTATGTGCAGTGACGACTGATAGACACAATGAATGATGCACGTTGCACAGCTATGCTCGTGTCAGGTTACATAGAGCAGAGATACACCAGACACGTCTTCTAAGTGTAGCGTCTGTTTCCTGGGAATAGATGTTAAATGTCACATATTTTCCAGAGTCGCTCAGTGATGTGGAGACATTGCTATGGATGTAGTTAGAGTGTTTGGTTCCAGTCAACAGAAACTGAATGGAACTTAGATGTTTGCTCTGGTGAACTGCCAGTGAGATTTTGTTGGTAAACGTGCAGTGAAGCTCCTGCCTTAAATagactgtgagtgagtgtgtttttggCCCATATCAAAATCCTTGGGTTTTATGTGCAGGATAATCTCGTTTctacatttacaaataaaactgctCCAAAGTTTACAGTGTTGTATGGTGaaaagattaattaattaagatTAGTGTCTGTGTCACAGTGAGTCAAAAAGAGTTGTTGCCCAACCTGAAATCGTTGAGTCCGTCCATCATTCGGCTGTAAGCCAAGGCCCTCTGGCTGGCATCAGCTGACCGGCGACTCATCTTCATGGCCTTCAGAGTGACATAGCACACACACGCTTTGAGCTATTTGGCACTGAAGCCCACAAACAAAGTTGCAGGAAAGGTGGAGCAAGGAATTTGTAAAAGGGGGATGACAAGGAGGGGGGGCACAAAAAAGCTCTGACAGTGCCAACAACAGGCACCAGTGTTCAGAGCCATAGATATATGTGGTATGACCATTAACGAGTCAATCTGACAGCATCTCGGCTCATTACAAAGGGAAGGACAGGGTGTAAAGTTGGCATTTGGCTTCTATTCATATCTCCCTGCTAAGTAGGTTTCTTTGACAGGTTTAGTTACACAAACATTGGACACATTGAAACAATGATTTTGtagtaaatttaaaaaatgaataaccacatcaggaaaagaaacacaaaaagggAAATCATGAAGAAATTCCGCTCTAATAATTGCAGTTCTACACTTTAATTCACCTGTTCGATTGCGCTCTTCAGTTTGTTCATGTGGCTTTCAAACAGAGGGAAgtgggagaaaaagaaatcctggaagCGGTTGTTCTCCTCGAGATTGGGGGACAGCGTAAAGATGACTCCGATGGcgatcttcttcttcctggCTACGCCGAGGCTCGGTCCCCCGCTTTCATCAGACATGTTGAAGCTCTCCTCCACCGACCTGTCCAGGACACGGGGTTAATTTTAGAGCAGAGACCAATAGGATTCTGACAAGACAGATTCTAGAGGCCGCGACATGTTGGTAACTTCCATGCATTGACTTCACATAGAAACCTAAATCCTTGTAGTTTTTCTAGAACAAACCGATTTCATATCAAGTTATATCTATGCTCCCAGATTGCCTCACATCAAAAATTGTAAGAATACTGTTTAGGATCTCCTTTTCTAAGCCTGAAAGATTAAAGCACTCTAACGCATTTATAGTGACAGGCCAACACAATATCCTGTgcaaagttgtgtgtgtgtgtgtgtgtgtgcgcgcgcgctcTCACACTCGCTCGCGCTCTCACACtcgctcttgtacagctattTTTATGAGGGCCAGTTTGACcctacaacctacggagtgaggacattttgggaaagtgaggaccttttggccggtcctcactttgtgacccccctttaatggactgtttgggggttaagacttggttttagggttagggttagaattaggtttaggttaggttaagggttagggtaggcatttagtttggatggttagggttagggtaaggtgctagggaatgcattatgccaatgaatgtcctcactaagatagaagtacgTGTCTGACCCGTTATTAGCACATAACAGCAGTGTATGTCACTTTCCGAGCTGCCTGCTAGATTCTGAGAACGTCCTAAGAGAACAAACTACAAATACCTGATGAAGCTGATTAATGTTTGTGTAGAGTTTCTGAGAGTGTTTGAGAAGGTGCTAAGAAGATCAtatgtgagtgtgcgtgtgggtTAGAGTTGTATCTAATGATCGGTCAGttgactgaaatgaaatgtatcaGATAACTATTTCGTCACCTAACCcttaaagtaataaatacaaaaaataactgTTCTAGTTGTTAGGATTttttgaagaaagaaagaaagaaagaaagaaagagcgaTCCCTCTGTAATAAaccatgtttcttttttatttgtgtttaggTTAATCTAGGTAAACACTGTTTTTGCACGGTTTTGTTGTGCACGTATGCTTGTATTTGTCTCACCATCGGGGAAAAACACCATTCTCCAGACTGGTGGTTTGGCTGCGGAGCCATCGGCGCTGGTAGCTGGACGCACAGCTGCTGGTCAGAGAGGAGCCAGGAGACGGGAAGGGGGTGATCAACAGGCTGCTCAGAGAAGCTAAAGAGacggagaagagaaagaagtaaataaaaaaaacaagaatgcGAAAACAAGTTAAGTGTTTAGGGTTATTCATTCTGAAtgacacacacccacccagATGTAGCTCCTAATTACTGGAGCTTTAATATCAGCTAGTGtgtcacacagtcacatgctGCAGTTATTGGACAAGCTGGCTTTACACCAACCTGGCATGGtaatgacaaaacacacacacacacacacacacacacacacacacacacacacacacacacacacacacacacacacacacacacacacacacacacacacacacacacacacacacacacacacacacacacacacacacaccattaagACAgaatgtgtccttgtgtgtgtacgaggagtatgtgtgtatgtgtgaagaGATAACGTCCTGAGGGCGAgtgtatgtgtacgtgtgtgtgaaaaaaacaaaaactgtgctAACAAGTTGAAGACGTAGCGAGAGGACTGTAgtaagaggagaaggagggaggcgGGAAGGGAGGCGTGTTACAGGGGGACatgtgcgtacgtgtgtgtatCAGAGATAAATAAAGAGCTCTCCAGCCCAAccgcagagagggaggagatgagaggacgAGGCTTGAATTAGAAGCTCGTTTAAAACAGGTTTTCTGAAGCCACTATATTTAACTCTCTGCATGTGACCTGGGATAGATCAGAAAACATAATTCCGCTCGTGACGGTGGTGGTGTTTGTGGAGCAGGGGAaagtgagcagagcagaggttAAGGGTTCAGTTTCCATTGCACAAGGTATTCTGGACCATACAGGCAGTGTAAACACACCCACTGTCTTTCACCCCTGCAtccccttctttctctctggtttTTGGTTTAAATACTTTAGAATTGCAGGATTGACAGTCGAGAGGAAATCTTTTTCTCCGTCTTCTCTCATCCCTcacctttctccctcttttttccaTACACATCCCAATGAGTCATGACTGAGTGTCCACCTGTGGGTCCTTTATAATGAATGgaaaactgagttcatgtgcaTCTGCCTCTTGCATACCACATTAGGGAAGTCGCTACCGGTTAAAGTAACCAGTGTTGTGCAACTCTCCACACTCGTGACCTTAAGCAGTGACGTTTAAGCACAAACTTTCTCAAGTGCAAGAGTTCAATAGTTTCCTGGCGCACACTTGATCTTCTCTACAGGAATAAATGTAAACCCCATTCAATGCTCGACAGGACGACAGAGAGCTGTGTGTAGGTCAATCCAGGCTTTGGCTCCTAGTCTAATTAACCTACCTGACCGGGCGATGCCGCTGTCCCTCTCGTCGTACAGCCCTCGGCCAGGCATGTCCATGGGGTGACTGTGGcctagagggagagagagagagagagagagagagagagagagagagagagagagagagagagagagatgtttggTGATGGGAAGGTAGGAAATTGAACaaggaggaaatgagagggatgaaaagaagagacaaaaaaaaaaaaactgtgagaaACAGACCAATGTGATCAGCACAATGGAGCACGCGACATTCTGAGGatgctcttatcaccacaagcacaaacaaatacagaggCTAAGTCTACAGCCATACTAACGcgtttttggttttaaaacagcgtttaaaactaaaaacaatctATTTCCACACAAGCTATCGTGTATcgtgccggtgtaaacaggaatcAGACCGTCTACGCTGGAGTTGGTTGCTTACTTGCAGAAAATACACTGAACGAGAAACAGCATTGgggaaaagtaagagcagggattttattttttggggaatGATGATGAAGTGGAGCAGTGTTTACCACACATCACTGGTAGTCAAGTcatgactgatgagaaccaggTCCAATCAGGAAGCGAGTGCCCGTCAATACTAAACCGCGGCCCAGGAGTTCTCAAACTAAAGCACGGCCAGCAGCGATTGCAAAATTAAAATTTTTAGGCGATcgaaaaactccagagtagcATTGACAGCAGAAATAAACAGAGATGTGGCCACTGACAACTTCATCATGTGTGACTGCTTATTAAGTACATATTGCAGCACGAAAAATTTAATTCCCACGGATGACAGCCTATTCTAAATAATTGTAACACTATTTGACTATGAATCACACAACTCCTATGTGAGGTCCACACATAAAGATGTTGGACGAGATTCTACATGGAAATGACTGTTGCTGACTAATTCTCATGCTGTTGGTGCACCCTTTGTTTAGTCAGACCAAAACACAGGAAGTGTCACAAATAGAAAGATAATGCAAAACCCACTACTGTTGTAATCTGCTGTTGCTCAGTTTCTACAGCAACTGCTGTAATGCAACTTTCTACAACAAGCACTACAGTATAGATGTCACTGGGTCTGTTTCCTTATTCTCAAATGTCCTTCTCATCAACTCTTTGGGCTAAGCAGAGATGTGAAAACCACAAATGCAGCATTTGAATGTGCAGTCAACATGAGTTTTTTTTTGGCAAAgctgtcagagtgtgtgtctgtgtgtgtgtacactcctATTGCACACTTTGCTATACCAAAATTACATAACTAAGAGAACAACATGCCATGCCAAACTATGGTTGTGCTAAAATGAATAGTGCGTAGGCGGTGTGGGGAAGAGGATCTTTCTATAAAAGCACCAATTCACTAGAGTGAGGGCAGAGGGTGTACCCCagtgacagggagagaggaatAAACACTGAATACTTGTAATTTTTTTGAAGTTATTCTACTCTACTCAAAAATGCTATTTTAGAGTGTAATTGAAAGAACAGTATTTGTTTTCAAGACTTAATCTAGCTATGTGGTCTGTCTAGAAAATGCACACAGTGGAAAAAACTGAATCATTGCTACTTCATGTTGCTCGAAAACACCAAaccaatttgtttttttaatcactggGGGAAAATTCAGTTGATTTCTTTACAGCAATGATGCGTGGGCAAGGTTTGAAATAATATTGTTTGCAAAAGCAATGCAGTAAGTGTTCAATTAttagtttgaaaacaaatgcaaatcgTGTTCTGTAAAAAACAGGTACCTCTATTTTAAGCCTGTTTCACAGTCACTGGCAGAGACAGATGCAGGCTACCTTACCGTACACATTTTAGAAATATTACTGAATATAACTGGAATAGAATTGGTTTATAGAAAATAGAGTAGTAAGTATTAAGTAACTACTGCCGAGGC
This genomic window contains:
- the fnip1 gene encoding folliculin-interacting protein 1 isoform X2 yields the protein MMPSWPLPQLEPSQIRLIVYQDCERRGRNVLFDSNAKKRSTEETPITTTEAQVKMFGKCCQLRPTGGSSSSLDSSSSCTSETKDTKEQGLRFQGSRCSSDVVMLGEMMFGSVAMSYKGSTLKIHQIRSPPQLMLSKVFTARTGGSVYGSLNTLQDSLEFIGQDGNTLRPDQNTGPNSLLGNIGLSQLCSPRRAFSEQGPLRLIKSASFFSGHSHPMDMPGRGLYDERDSGIARSASLSSLLITPFPSPGSSLTSSCASSYQRRWLRSQTTSLENGVFPRWSVEESFNMSDESGGPSLGVARKKKIAIGVIFTLSPNLEENNRFQDFFFSHFPLFESHMNKLKSAIEQAMKMSRRSADASQRALAYSRMMDGLNDFRMTICDLYTMPRVAEPVWLTMMSGASEKNQLCSQFMRELSLLMEQASKNQFLPALLTSILTNHLAWVPTVMPNGQPPIKIFLEKHSSQSVDMLAKTHPYNPLWAQLGDLYGAIGSPVRLSRTVVVGRRQDMVQRLLYVLTYFIRCSELLETHMLDSAEDEAIVMPGSLITTSLRKGEVEESDYVLVTVHKPSGDYLSQGAHGNQSETEDSSYPSDNSLQSSTYTDTEVVHGTEDAPKEDEEDGEDEEDSSESQGSRSSVLQTGHSQDTIPVIRTTEAAEPGELPRESSSPLGTEARLETVLCVGSASPREQVCVLETETKGELKLTVPSIPSTCVSCLSPTPITECKNSGTGAGMDAGTGDPVTKVLTPRPLGIPLEKKPPDKNVSPMVPVPVIPGNTKTRPMALTLTEEEPATKVTFLIGDSMSPESDTESRRRKVEDEFKKHKKHLKDKPLLHQQQLMHQQQQHHHHQAQRYQQLQLQRGTDSKTSSTSASEDQTKQTKAAPALQRVSSKMPQWSPACIDDFDEYSDNPVETRTTDDVSKRQQASTTDSMHKDLLDPSGVRPPGDLGVQTFQGGVRTQDLGLCLSSDGEEVGSSRKGDTLLDVQRRCRCGSTDSSDNCCCRGCSAEQDKGLVLSVPVPQDRNSNSNSKEDQKRKVVPVNDWEIPRNESSDSALGDSESEETEDWQEEVLVPFPGSKLVENFSKPSIANFGRSLFGGYCPTYVPDFVLHGLPSDEKLRQCLMAELTHAVQHPVLDEPIAEAVCIIADTDKWTVQVASSQRRATDANKLGKEVLVSSLVSSLLQSTHQLYKLNVSPNFCIMHLEDRLQEIYFKSRMLAEYLKGQTRVHVKELGMVLGIESSDLPLLAAVASTHSPYVAQILL